A single genomic interval of Mucilaginibacter boryungensis harbors:
- a CDS encoding SusD/RagB family nutrient-binding outer membrane lipoprotein has translation MKRNIYKIMGAIMLFAIAQPSCKKDFQQINTNPNTSPTALPQQLLAPALVNTMTANMLKARTFSNELVQITVAETDGEGAVFRYDIRPNQADYMWNNLYQQLSNFKDVYSTAADPLVANKGYQGISLICQAWVYSILTDTYGDIPYFQSNMGRDGIFEPAFDKQKDIYLDIFKQLENANTLLNGAPNVVAASDPVYAGNCAQWRKFGNSLYLRLLLRLSGKAEVANDVIAKIHDIVDVNKANYPIMTSNTDAAVLRWTGVGYLTSPFINGVREQDWRAPALSSFFINNLTKWQDPRLYTLFNGAPGGVWSIAPSSGNFVGVPSGYAAGTAPTTKSYFYSTANGPGGKSYESEPLGGNIMNYGELQFILAEASLKGYITTGIPKTYYDAGVQNAITFWLPTYFTAPITVASYETAADITWNDALSLDDKMEIIHVQKYYTLFWTDFQEWFENRRTGHPVLPKGPGVLNNKIMPARLNYPVYVQSANPANYTAAVANQGPDVISTQVWWQKP, from the coding sequence ATGAAAAGGAATATATATAAAATTATGGGTGCTATAATGCTGTTTGCTATAGCGCAACCATCTTGTAAAAAAGATTTCCAGCAAATTAATACCAACCCAAATACTTCGCCTACGGCATTGCCTCAGCAATTACTGGCGCCGGCATTGGTTAATACCATGACCGCCAATATGCTGAAAGCACGTACGTTTAGTAACGAGTTGGTACAGATAACAGTTGCAGAAACTGACGGTGAAGGTGCAGTGTTCAGATATGATATCAGGCCCAACCAGGCAGATTATATGTGGAATAACCTGTATCAGCAGCTTTCAAATTTTAAGGATGTTTATAGCACTGCCGCTGACCCGTTGGTGGCTAATAAAGGCTATCAGGGCATCTCATTAATTTGCCAGGCCTGGGTTTATTCTATTTTAACAGATACTTACGGCGATATACCTTACTTCCAGTCTAACATGGGCAGGGATGGTATATTTGAACCAGCATTTGATAAGCAAAAAGATATCTACCTGGATATTTTCAAGCAGTTAGAAAATGCTAATACTCTGTTAAATGGTGCACCAAATGTTGTAGCCGCCAGTGATCCTGTTTATGCAGGTAACTGCGCGCAATGGCGCAAGTTTGGTAACTCGTTATATTTAAGACTTTTACTAAGATTATCAGGTAAGGCGGAGGTAGCTAATGATGTAATAGCCAAAATACATGATATAGTTGATGTTAATAAGGCAAATTATCCAATTATGACCAGTAATACGGATGCCGCTGTTTTAAGATGGACAGGTGTGGGTTATTTAACATCACCATTTATTAACGGTGTACGCGAACAGGATTGGAGGGCGCCGGCTTTATCATCCTTTTTTATTAATAACTTAACAAAATGGCAGGACCCACGTTTGTATACGCTGTTTAATGGTGCACCAGGCGGTGTATGGTCTATTGCGCCATCAAGTGGTAACTTTGTGGGTGTGCCAAGCGGTTATGCAGCAGGTACAGCACCTACTACCAAATCATACTTTTATTCAACTGCCAATGGTCCGGGTGGCAAAAGTTATGAAAGCGAACCCCTTGGCGGTAATATTATGAACTATGGCGAGTTGCAATTTATTTTAGCAGAAGCTTCGTTAAAAGGATATATTACCACTGGTATACCAAAAACATATTATGATGCCGGCGTTCAAAATGCTATCACATTTTGGTTACCTACCTATTTTACAGCGCCGATTACTGTAGCATCATATGAGACCGCTGCGGATATTACCTGGAATGATGCATTATCATTGGATGATAAAATGGAGATAATCCATGTACAAAAGTATTATACCCTGTTCTGGACAGATTTCCAGGAGTGGTTTGAAAATCGCCGTACAGGCCATCCGGTTTTGCCTAAAGGCCCCGGCGTATTAAACAATAAGATTATGCCGGCACGATTAAATTATCCTGTATATGTACAATCGGCTAACCCTGCAAATTATACCGCAGCAGTTGCTAACCAGGGCCCGGATGTTATCAGCACACAAGTATGGTGGCAAAAACCATAA
- a CDS encoding outer membrane protein assembly factor BamB family protein, translating into MYNTCRFLVVFMLFSTALYAQDKSWKFAHISDTHIGNETSVEDLRRTVRDINANPDIQFAVISGDITEFGADEELRTAKNILDSLNKPWYIVPGNHDMNWSENGGNSFKKIFGSETFATKQHGYLFIGINCGPNMRMSPGQVPRENLVWLDSVLKATPKETPIIFVNHYPQDSSLNNWYEIVDRLKTHNIQLVICGHGHNNHHLNFEGIPGIMGRSNLRAKDPVGGYNIVTIAADSVYYNERTPGVATKPVWTKDRLYNHHFKPESKYKRPGYAVNQQFNNVQTLWRIQDDSDIGAGTTIVGDKVIVVNTAGRIKAYALTTGKQVWATKAGGKIYSTPCAADNFIVVACTDDYLYCLDKNTGRINWKAVSGKPIVASPVIKDGRVFCGSSDGHFKCYDLKTGKVNWDFAAVKGFVETRPLLYNGNVYFGSWGNHFYALNQKTGAVLWDWTNGSTNRMFSPASCEPVATGNRLFIVAPDRYMTCIDAITGKQLWRKQDPKIRVRESMGISTDSTLVYAKTMEGDVVGFDTKADSMSVKWQGSKNMGYDISPTLIKEQGGLVFATSNSGAILAFNRADGSLAWVHKISNALVNPLSFVNDHQLVATTMDGVIVCLKY; encoded by the coding sequence ATGTATAACACTTGTCGCTTTTTGGTAGTTTTTATGCTTTTTTCCACCGCATTATATGCGCAGGATAAATCATGGAAATTTGCGCATATTTCCGACACCCACATCGGCAATGAAACTTCAGTTGAAGACTTAAGAAGGACAGTGCGGGATATCAATGCCAACCCGGACATACAGTTTGCAGTTATTTCTGGCGATATCACCGAATTTGGCGCGGACGAAGAATTAAGAACGGCTAAAAATATTTTAGACAGCCTGAATAAACCCTGGTATATTGTTCCGGGCAACCACGACATGAACTGGTCGGAAAATGGCGGTAATAGTTTTAAAAAAATATTTGGCTCCGAAACTTTCGCTACCAAGCAACATGGCTATTTATTTATAGGAATCAACTGCGGGCCAAATATGCGCATGAGCCCGGGACAAGTACCACGGGAAAACCTGGTTTGGCTGGATTCGGTACTAAAAGCCACGCCAAAAGAAACCCCAATTATATTTGTGAACCATTACCCGCAGGATTCATCGCTGAACAACTGGTATGAGATTGTAGACCGGCTTAAAACACACAATATTCAATTAGTGATCTGCGGTCACGGACATAATAACCATCACCTTAATTTTGAGGGTATCCCGGGGATTATGGGCCGGTCTAATTTACGCGCTAAGGACCCTGTTGGCGGTTATAACATTGTAACCATTGCTGCCGATTCTGTTTATTATAACGAGCGTACCCCGGGTGTCGCCACTAAACCTGTTTGGACCAAAGACCGTCTATATAATCATCACTTTAAACCCGAAAGCAAGTATAAGCGACCAGGCTATGCTGTAAACCAACAGTTCAACAATGTACAGACCCTATGGCGCATACAAGACGATAGCGATATTGGCGCGGGTACTACCATAGTAGGCGATAAGGTTATTGTAGTTAACACCGCGGGCCGGATAAAAGCTTATGCATTAACAACAGGTAAACAAGTATGGGCAACCAAAGCAGGCGGGAAAATTTATAGTACGCCATGCGCCGCAGACAATTTCATTGTAGTAGCCTGCACTGATGATTACCTGTATTGCCTGGATAAAAACACCGGGCGCATTAACTGGAAAGCAGTATCAGGTAAACCTATTGTGGCATCGCCGGTAATAAAGGACGGCCGCGTATTTTGCGGTAGTTCTGACGGGCATTTTAAATGTTACGACTTAAAAACAGGGAAAGTAAATTGGGATTTTGCCGCTGTGAAGGGCTTTGTAGAAACCCGGCCATTGCTATATAATGGTAATGTATATTTTGGCAGTTGGGGCAATCACTTTTATGCGCTTAACCAAAAAACAGGGGCAGTTTTATGGGATTGGACCAATGGGTCAACTAACCGCATGTTCTCCCCTGCCTCGTGCGAGCCTGTGGCTACCGGTAACCGCCTGTTTATTGTGGCTCCGGACAGGTACATGACCTGCATTGATGCCATTACGGGCAAACAATTATGGCGTAAGCAAGATCCTAAGATCCGCGTGCGCGAATCAATGGGTATATCAACCGACAGTACTTTGGTTTACGCCAAGACAATGGAAGGCGATGTTGTTGGTTTTGATACCAAGGCCGATAGCATGAGCGTAAAATGGCAGGGCAGCAAAAACATGGGTTACGATATTTCGCCTACGCTGATAAAAGAGCAAGGGGGCCTGGTGTTTGCAACTTCTAATTCGGGGGCTATACTTGCATTTAACCGTGCGGATGGCTCGTTAGCCTGGGTGCACAAAATATCAAACGCGCTGGTAAACCCGCTAAGCTTTGTTAACGACCACCAACTGGTTGCTACCACTATGGATGGGGTAATTGTTTGTCTGAAATATTAA
- a CDS encoding glycerol-3-phosphate dehydrogenase/oxidase yields the protein MRFERDSFLQAIKSNTIWDVIVIGGGATGLGTALDAALRGYKTLLVEQADFAKGTSSRSTKLVHGGVRYLAQGDIALVYEALQERGLLFKNAPHLVKEQEFIIPCYGYKAKFMYLIGLKFYDLLAGNRGFNHSAFLSNKKVASAIPRLQMKNLLGGVRYSDGQFDDARLAINLAQTCAENNGVLINYMKVTGLLKTGDKVTGIKALDTESNNEYAINARVVINATGVFVDDILQMDTPLTKPIVRPSQGVHVVLDKSFLDGESALMIPKTDDGRVLFAVPWHGSLLLGTTDTPLNQHSLEPVALEKEIDFILNTASQYLTKKPTRADVLSVFAGLRPLAATGKETGTTKEISRSHKLIVNASGLITITGGKWTTYRKMAEDVIDKAIQVAGLPHVKCASKNVHIHGYVTNIQPGPLASYGADAAGIRKLAAEDAGLAVKLLDGYDIIKAEVLWVVRNEMARTIEDVLARRLRVLFLDAKAAILMAPEVAATIAAELGHDKNWELKQVKEFTELANRYLLQPFYPELMDINSNKMVI from the coding sequence ATGAGATTTGAACGGGATAGCTTTTTGCAAGCTATAAAAAGTAATACAATTTGGGATGTGATTGTGATAGGCGGAGGGGCAACCGGTTTAGGTACCGCCCTTGATGCAGCCTTACGTGGATATAAAACCTTGTTAGTTGAACAAGCCGATTTTGCTAAAGGTACATCAAGCCGCAGCACTAAACTTGTTCATGGCGGGGTGCGATATTTAGCCCAGGGCGATATTGCTTTGGTTTACGAAGCTTTGCAAGAGCGGGGATTGCTTTTTAAAAATGCACCCCACCTGGTTAAAGAGCAGGAGTTCATCATCCCCTGTTATGGATACAAAGCAAAATTCATGTATTTAATAGGTCTGAAGTTTTACGATCTATTGGCCGGAAACAGGGGGTTCAACCATTCAGCATTTTTATCAAATAAAAAAGTCGCCTCGGCTATACCGCGCTTGCAAATGAAAAATTTGCTGGGCGGGGTGCGCTATAGTGACGGCCAGTTTGATGACGCCCGTTTGGCTATTAATCTTGCACAAACCTGTGCCGAAAATAACGGTGTGCTTATTAATTATATGAAAGTTACCGGCCTGCTAAAAACAGGGGACAAGGTAACCGGTATTAAAGCCCTGGATACGGAAAGCAATAATGAATACGCAATAAATGCGCGCGTGGTTATAAACGCCACCGGGGTTTTTGTTGATGATATATTGCAAATGGACACCCCGCTTACCAAGCCTATTGTAAGACCAAGCCAGGGTGTGCATGTGGTTTTAGATAAATCGTTTTTAGACGGCGAAAGCGCCCTGATGATACCAAAAACCGATGATGGGCGCGTTCTGTTTGCCGTACCATGGCATGGTAGTTTATTATTAGGCACAACAGATACACCCTTAAACCAGCATAGTTTAGAGCCGGTTGCTTTAGAGAAAGAGATCGACTTTATTTTAAATACAGCTTCACAATACCTGACAAAGAAACCTACCCGTGCCGATGTATTATCGGTATTTGCTGGTTTAAGGCCATTGGCGGCTACAGGCAAAGAAACAGGCACAACCAAGGAGATTTCAAGGAGCCATAAGTTAATTGTTAACGCATCGGGACTTATCACTATAACCGGCGGTAAGTGGACAACATATCGTAAAATGGCCGAAGATGTGATAGATAAAGCGATACAAGTGGCTGGTTTGCCGCATGTGAAATGCGCTTCGAAGAATGTTCATATACATGGCTATGTTACTAATATACAGCCAGGGCCATTAGCCAGTTACGGAGCAGATGCAGCGGGGATAAGAAAGCTGGCAGCGGAGGATGCCGGGTTGGCCGTAAAATTATTGGATGGTTACGATATTATAAAAGCTGAGGTATTATGGGTGGTACGGAATGAAATGGCTCGCACTATTGAAGACGTGTTAGCCAGAAGGTTACGCGTACTGTTTTTAGATGCCAAAGCGGCTATATTAATGGCACCCGAAGTAGCTGCTACTATCGCGGCCGAGCTGGGTCATGATAAAAACTGGGAGTTAAAACAAGTGAAAGAATTTACCGAATTGGCCAACCGTTATTTGTTACAGCCTTTTTATCCGGAGTTGATGGATATAAACAGTAACAAAATGGTGATATAG
- a CDS encoding SusC/RagA family TonB-linked outer membrane protein, with product MKRTFTQCFNVFLKMSGQVPRHVKTPQEALTYRWLHKRLYVKILPLMLMALVVSPHLASASSNFILFQQQETVTVKGVVVDDTDGSPLPGVTIADAQRKTYGLTDINGAFTVKVPKGVVIQFSFLGYTVQKQAFNNNQEKVSIRLKSTSSDLNEVQVTALGIKRETKALGYATTVIKSEQLNDAPAANWTDALSGKVAGLNLVRSNSGPTGSTKIILRGENNLTGSNEALIVVDGVVTNRSSGRRIANGGEAVYGTGSDNMPADYGSSINDINPQDIESVTVLKGPAAAALYGQDGANGAVIITTKSGNPKKKGVGISVNSNANMEQVNRWPDYQWEYGQGTAGANYYSFGASADGGSTSGTSSAYGPKFDGQMFYQFDPVTQAQGKVRTPWVPYTNKIHSFFNTGKTLTNNVSVDGGTDKTTARFNVSNVTNNWITPNTGYGRNTVSMSVNSKINDKLTIAAKVNYQNKFSDNMPGAGYGNQSLMYWFIFWQPNADIDWLKNYWKIGQTGRVIEYPYSTFPENPYAITYEFINKQNRNAVTGNVQATYNITKGLSLQLRTSLDMSYDHREQDRPYDAGTKLPKGSFRYQNIYQQETSADFLLRYTKQIRDFNITATAGGSMVKNNYREDELRADSLIYPEVYTTANSAGVLIALPNSTKFAINSFYGLLSTSYKNYLYLDITGRQDWNSTLATPERTDKVGFFYPSASLSYVASDHLKLPDYVSFAKLRFSAASVGSGSTVPYRTAFTYESAGSTYAGGLKNPSIIADPNLEPLRTVTYELGTDLRFFKSRVNLDLAVYEGNTTNQILNRVIDNSAGAPRAVVNLGTVFNKGIEITAGGTPIQKKNFKWMVNYTFSANRNKITALGDSTVVLQTGPVAQGQLVAKVGGSMGDLYGTGYQRSPDGQVVFNADPAVQAVGTALITPNPIYLGNTQPKWKMGLSNDFTYKNFHLSVLFDGQYGAVAYSLTAYKLAEQGKTTNTLPGRYNGIIGNGVIRNADGTYRPNDIIASDIDQYYQHAYGSYNAEGATYSTNFIKLREATLNYTLPARLTSKIGVQRATIGVYGRDLFIWTKWPGFDPEFGTLAGADITQGFEIGQFPSSRTLGVSVAITL from the coding sequence ATGAAGAGAACATTTACTCAATGCTTTAACGTGTTTTTAAAGATGTCGGGCCAAGTGCCGAGGCATGTGAAAACACCGCAGGAAGCACTTACTTACCGGTGGCTTCATAAACGCCTGTATGTAAAAATTTTACCGTTAATGCTAATGGCATTGGTGGTAAGTCCGCATTTAGCGTCTGCGTCATCAAATTTCATTTTGTTTCAGCAACAGGAAACTGTTACTGTTAAAGGTGTGGTTGTTGATGATACCGACGGCAGTCCGTTACCGGGCGTAACTATTGCCGATGCGCAACGCAAAACCTATGGTTTAACCGATATTAATGGTGCGTTTACAGTAAAGGTACCTAAAGGAGTTGTTATACAGTTCAGCTTTTTAGGTTATACCGTACAAAAACAAGCCTTTAATAATAACCAGGAAAAAGTAAGCATCCGTTTAAAATCAACGTCAAGTGATTTGAACGAGGTGCAAGTTACTGCGTTGGGTATTAAAAGGGAAACCAAAGCCCTGGGTTATGCCACGACAGTTATTAAGAGTGAACAACTTAACGATGCACCTGCGGCTAATTGGACAGATGCTTTGTCGGGTAAAGTAGCGGGTTTAAACCTGGTGCGTTCAAATAGCGGCCCTACAGGATCGACCAAAATTATTTTACGTGGAGAAAACAACCTGACGGGCAGTAATGAGGCCCTGATTGTTGTTGATGGTGTGGTAACAAACCGAAGCAGCGGCAGGCGTATAGCTAACGGTGGCGAAGCTGTTTACGGTACCGGCAGCGATAATATGCCCGCAGATTATGGTAGCAGTATAAACGACATTAACCCTCAGGATATTGAGAGTGTAACTGTACTGAAAGGCCCTGCTGCCGCAGCATTATACGGTCAGGATGGCGCAAACGGTGCGGTTATTATTACTACAAAATCAGGTAATCCCAAAAAGAAAGGTGTGGGTATAAGTGTTAATTCAAACGCTAATATGGAGCAGGTTAACCGTTGGCCAGATTATCAGTGGGAATACGGTCAGGGTACTGCAGGCGCTAACTATTATTCGTTTGGCGCCAGCGCTGATGGTGGAAGTACAAGTGGTACCAGTTCTGCTTATGGACCTAAGTTTGACGGCCAGATGTTTTACCAGTTTGACCCGGTAACACAGGCACAGGGTAAAGTACGTACACCATGGGTACCTTATACCAATAAAATACACTCGTTCTTCAACACAGGTAAAACCCTGACAAATAACGTCAGCGTTGATGGGGGTACAGATAAAACGACCGCGAGGTTCAACGTATCTAACGTTACTAACAATTGGATTACGCCGAACACTGGTTATGGCCGAAATACCGTTTCAATGTCAGTTAACTCAAAAATCAATGATAAACTGACTATTGCTGCTAAAGTAAATTATCAAAACAAGTTTAGCGATAATATGCCGGGTGCTGGTTATGGTAACCAATCGTTAATGTATTGGTTTATTTTTTGGCAACCAAATGCTGATATAGATTGGTTGAAAAACTATTGGAAAATTGGGCAAACGGGTAGGGTGATTGAATATCCATATAGTACGTTTCCTGAAAACCCATATGCCATTACTTACGAATTTATAAACAAACAAAACCGTAACGCGGTAACCGGAAACGTACAGGCCACCTATAATATTACCAAAGGTTTAAGCCTGCAATTGCGTACTTCGTTGGACATGAGCTACGATCACCGCGAGCAGGACAGGCCTTATGATGCTGGTACTAAACTTCCAAAAGGATCGTTCCGTTATCAAAATATATACCAGCAGGAAACAAGCGCCGACTTCCTGTTAAGGTATACCAAGCAGATAAGGGATTTCAATATCACTGCTACAGCAGGTGGTAGCATGGTTAAAAATAACTATCGTGAAGATGAACTACGTGCCGACTCGTTAATATACCCTGAAGTTTATACTACGGCCAACAGTGCAGGTGTATTAATTGCGCTGCCAAATTCTACTAAATTTGCTATCAATAGCTTCTACGGTTTGTTATCAACAAGCTACAAAAACTATTTGTACCTGGATATCACCGGTCGCCAGGACTGGAACAGTACGCTGGCAACACCGGAACGTACCGATAAAGTGGGTTTCTTTTACCCGTCAGCAAGTTTAAGTTATGTAGCTTCAGATCATTTAAAACTGCCTGATTATGTAAGCTTTGCCAAACTAAGGTTCTCAGCTGCATCGGTAGGTAGCGGCTCTACTGTTCCTTACCGCACTGCATTTACTTACGAATCAGCCGGAAGTACTTATGCCGGTGGATTGAAAAATCCAAGTATCATTGCCGATCCTAACCTTGAGCCATTAAGAACTGTTACTTATGAGTTAGGTACTGATCTGCGTTTCTTTAAAAGCAGGGTAAATTTAGACTTGGCTGTGTACGAAGGAAACACAACAAATCAGATACTTAACCGTGTAATTGATAACTCTGCAGGCGCCCCCCGCGCGGTAGTAAACTTAGGTACTGTATTTAATAAGGGTATAGAAATTACAGCCGGTGGTACGCCAATTCAGAAGAAAAACTTTAAATGGATGGTGAACTACACTTTCTCGGCTAACCGAAATAAAATTACCGCTTTAGGCGACAGTACTGTAGTACTGCAAACAGGCCCGGTAGCACAAGGCCAGCTAGTAGCTAAAGTAGGCGGCAGTATGGGCGACCTGTATGGTACAGGTTATCAGCGTTCGCCCGACGGTCAGGTTGTTTTCAATGCCGACCCAGCCGTACAAGCCGTTGGTACAGCTTTGATTACACCAAATCCAATTTACCTGGGTAATACTCAGCCGAAATGGAAAATGGGTTTAAGTAATGATTTTACCTACAAAAATTTCCATTTAAGTGTTTTGTTTGACGGACAATACGGCGCGGTAGCCTATTCGTTAACGGCGTATAAATTAGCGGAACAAGGTAAAACAACCAATACTTTGCCAGGCCGCTATAATGGTATTATTGGTAACGGTGTAATAAGAAACGCAGATGGAACCTATCGTCCAAATGATATTATTGCATCCGATATCGATCAGTACTATCAGCATGCCTATGGTTCATACAATGCTGAAGGTGCTACTTATAGTACTAACTTTATTAAATTAAGGGAAGCAACACTTAACTATACATTACCTGCACGCCTAACCAGTAAAATAGGTGTACAACGTGCAACTATCGGTGTGTATGGCCGTGATTTGTTTATCTGGACAAAATGGCCCGGATTTGATCCTGAATTTGGTACCCTTGCAGGTGCTGACATAACACAGGGCTTTGAAATTGGTCAATTCCCATCTAGCAGGACTTTGGGTGTTAGTGTAGCTATAACCCTCTAA
- a CDS encoding glycoside hydrolase family 88/105 protein has translation MCYSKYRVKSLRLGLSICLFVLCLLKNNTTYAQYTTAKGNDANTPLHLLKPAYVTPYGVPRQTEIKAVLDRVYHYLDAVTPYQLQDKQSGTAITDISKANANTIFKPGDFRLISYEWGVAYTGMLEAGAATGDKKFTDYSVNRINFIGDVVAHYKNYLKTNPGAATPVASVLQPKALDDAGSITAAMIKTIRAGGVKTNVRPVIDNYINYIMTKEFRLSDGTLARNRPLLNTLWLDDLYMSLPALAQMGVLTGDKKYFDEAVKQYQLFSKRMFNHQKGLYMHGWVQGMEPHPQFHWARANGWALLTKIELLDALPANHPGRAMVLNMLKEHAEGLARLQDKTGFWHQLLDRNDSYLETSATAIYAYCIARAVNKGWLDARAYGPMAMLAWNAVSTKVNTDGQVEGTCVGTGMGFDPAFYYYRPVNNFAAHGYGPVLLAGAEMYKLVQKFNFDINDSAVQLK, from the coding sequence ATGTGTTATTCAAAATACCGCGTAAAAAGCCTACGCCTGGGCTTGTCCATTTGCTTATTTGTACTGTGTTTATTAAAAAATAATACAACTTATGCCCAATACACAACGGCTAAAGGTAACGATGCAAATACGCCTTTACACCTGCTGAAGCCAGCTTATGTTACGCCATATGGTGTACCCAGGCAAACAGAAATAAAAGCTGTGCTGGATAGGGTATACCATTATCTTGACGCGGTGACACCTTATCAATTACAGGATAAGCAAAGCGGGACCGCTATAACCGATATCAGTAAGGCTAATGCCAACACCATATTTAAACCCGGAGATTTCCGCCTGATCAGTTACGAATGGGGCGTAGCCTATACCGGCATGCTGGAGGCTGGTGCGGCCACAGGCGATAAAAAGTTTACCGATTACAGCGTGAACCGGATTAATTTTATTGGCGATGTGGTGGCACATTATAAAAACTACCTGAAAACCAACCCAGGCGCGGCAACTCCTGTGGCTTCTGTACTGCAACCTAAAGCACTGGACGATGCCGGTTCAATCACCGCTGCAATGATAAAAACAATCCGCGCAGGCGGCGTTAAAACTAATGTGCGACCTGTAATTGATAACTACATCAATTATATTATGACCAAAGAGTTCCGGCTGAGTGACGGTACATTGGCGCGCAACCGCCCCTTGCTCAATACCCTGTGGCTTGATGACCTGTACATGAGTTTGCCTGCGCTGGCCCAGATGGGTGTGTTAACAGGCGATAAAAAATACTTTGACGAAGCGGTTAAGCAATATCAATTATTCAGCAAACGTATGTTCAATCATCAAAAGGGCTTGTATATGCATGGCTGGGTACAGGGTATGGAACCGCATCCGCAATTCCATTGGGCACGGGCTAACGGCTGGGCTTTATTAACAAAAATAGAACTGCTGGATGCGCTACCGGCAAATCACCCCGGCAGGGCAATGGTTTTAAATATGCTGAAAGAACATGCAGAAGGACTGGCACGTTTACAGGATAAAACCGGCTTTTGGCACCAGCTATTGGATAGGAACGACAGCTATTTGGAAACATCGGCAACCGCCATATATGCCTATTGCATAGCGCGTGCGGTTAATAAGGGCTGGCTTGATGCCCGGGCTTATGGCCCTATGGCCATGCTGGCCTGGAACGCGGTAAGCACTAAAGTAAATACCGATGGACAGGTGGAAGGCACATGTGTAGGTACCGGCATGGGGTTCGATCCGGCGTTTTATTATTACCGCCCGGTAAATAACTTTGCAGCCCATGGCTATGGCCCGGTATTATTAGCTGGCGCCGAAATGTACAAGTTAGTACAAAAATTTAATTTTGATATCAACGATAGCGCCGTACAATTAAAGTAG